Proteins from one Flavobacterium branchiarum genomic window:
- the cas2 gene encoding CRISPR-associated endonuclease Cas2, protein MYDEHYTRLNQYRSLWILVFFDLPTETRKERKIASTFRKKLLDDGFSMFQFSIYMRFCASRENAEVHSKRIKNSLPEHGKIGVMQITDKQFGMMELFYGKKPVEPEKPSQQLELF, encoded by the coding sequence ATGTATGACGAGCATTATACACGTTTAAATCAATATAGAAGTTTGTGGATATTAGTTTTTTTTGATCTGCCCACTGAGACGCGAAAAGAGCGTAAAATTGCTAGTACCTTTCGTAAGAAATTATTAGACGATGGCTTTTCTATGTTTCAATTTTCTATATATATGCGCTTTTGTGCGAGTCGCGAAAATGCCGAAGTCCATTCTAAAAGAATAAAAAATAGTCTCCCTGAACATGGCAAAATTGGTGTCATGCAAATTACCGATAAACAATTTGGAATGATGGAACTTTTTTACGGAAAAAAACCTGTGGAACCTGAGAAACCATCGCAACAATTAGAGCTTTTCTAA
- the cas1 gene encoding type II CRISPR-associated endonuclease Cas1 encodes MIKRTLFFGNPAYLSTKNEQIVISYPDKEQETKTVAIEDIGVIVLENQQITITNGLLEKLTHNNVALINCNQQHLPIGLLMPLDGHTEQSERFKNQINASVPLKKNLWQQTISSKITNQAGLLKEKGIPMRKMELWAKEVTSGDALNHESRAAVYYWERLIEIENFSRGQNGIPPNNLLNYGYAILRAITARALVSSGMLPTLGIFHRNKYNAYCLADDIMEPYRPYVDLIVCHIMETVDSYEELTVEIKKQLLSIASMDVLIDGKNSPLMVAMSRTTNSLHECFEGSSRRILYPVYV; translated from the coding sequence ATGATAAAACGTACCCTTTTCTTTGGAAATCCCGCTTATTTAAGTACCAAAAATGAGCAAATAGTAATTTCTTATCCCGACAAAGAACAAGAAACCAAAACAGTAGCTATTGAAGATATTGGCGTGATTGTTTTAGAAAACCAACAAATTACAATAACTAATGGTTTACTAGAGAAATTAACGCATAATAATGTCGCTTTAATTAATTGCAATCAGCAACACCTTCCGATTGGGTTGCTGATGCCGTTGGATGGACATACAGAACAATCAGAACGGTTTAAAAATCAAATTAACGCTTCTGTTCCGCTTAAAAAAAATCTATGGCAACAGACTATAAGTTCTAAAATAACAAATCAAGCAGGACTATTAAAAGAAAAAGGAATTCCAATGCGCAAAATGGAACTTTGGGCAAAAGAGGTTACTTCCGGAGATGCTTTAAATCACGAATCAAGAGCAGCAGTTTATTATTGGGAACGTTTAATTGAAATAGAAAATTTCTCAAGAGGGCAAAATGGAATCCCTCCAAATAATTTACTAAATTACGGTTATGCGATTTTGAGAGCTATTACAGCAAGAGCATTAGTAAGCTCGGGAATGCTCCCGACATTAGGTATTTTTCATCGTAATAAATATAATGCCTATTGCCTAGCTGACGACATTATGGAACCTTACCGCCCGTATGTTGATTTGATTGTATGTCATATTATGGAAACTGTTGATTCTTATGAAGAATTAACAGTTGAAATAAAAAAGCAGTTACTAAGTATTGCTTCAATGGATGTTTTAATAGACGGAAAAAATAGTCCTTTGATGGTTGCCATGAGCAGAACAACAAATTCGCTCCATGAATGTTTTGAAGGAAGTTCGAGAAGAATTTTATACCCAGTTTATGTATGA
- a CDS encoding SusD/RagB family nutrient-binding outer membrane lipoprotein — MLKKIVYITLLALSVTSCNDSLDDINRNPNATETPLAPYLLTGTLKQGADIYWGSDNNFNSSLLFVQHWAKIQYTEPDRYDVSNTSFVSLWNTGYATLITDLNTILDFPEQQANSNYKGIALTLRSWTFLLLTDAYGNIPYKEAGKKITPAYNSQKEVYIGLLEDLKQAQSLLSSTNGAVTGDLAYKGDISKWKKLVNSLRLRIALRISDKEPALAKQTAIEATTDPAGVISNNSEIFKFNYISSPQQNPASAWFETRDDFRISKTLVDKLNELSDPRLPVYAQLPSDASVGKYVGGANGLSNSDANSQGFAKTSKPGTYFLTSSSPAVIVSYSEVLFNLSEAVARGYIDGDAEQLYKNAITASFNQFGITDATTISNYLNQATVKYDATNYAKSIGTQKWIAFFGQGLDAFAEWRRLDYPVLKAGPNTVLDGKIPSRFFYPGTEQSLNGVNYKATISTQGQDLLTTKLWFDAK, encoded by the coding sequence ATGCTAAAAAAAATAGTATATATAACACTACTTGCATTATCAGTGACTTCATGCAATGATAGCTTGGATGATATTAATAGAAATCCAAATGCAACAGAAACTCCATTGGCCCCTTACCTATTAACTGGAACGTTAAAACAAGGAGCCGACATATATTGGGGATCAGATAATAACTTCAATTCGTCTTTGTTGTTTGTTCAACATTGGGCCAAAATTCAATATACCGAACCAGATAGATATGATGTATCTAATACTTCTTTCGTTTCTTTATGGAATACTGGATATGCAACCTTGATTACAGATTTGAATACAATTCTAGATTTTCCTGAACAACAAGCAAATTCAAATTATAAAGGGATTGCACTTACCTTACGTTCATGGACTTTTTTATTGTTGACAGATGCTTATGGTAACATTCCTTATAAAGAAGCGGGTAAAAAAATAACACCAGCCTATAATTCTCAAAAAGAAGTATATATCGGATTACTTGAAGATTTAAAACAAGCACAGTCTTTGTTAAGTTCTACAAACGGAGCTGTTACTGGAGATTTGGCATATAAAGGTGATATTTCGAAATGGAAGAAACTAGTGAATTCGCTTCGTTTAAGAATTGCGCTAAGAATCTCAGACAAAGAACCTGCTCTAGCCAAACAAACTGCAATTGAGGCTACAACAGATCCTGCAGGAGTAATTAGCAACAATAGTGAAATTTTTAAGTTCAATTATATCAGTTCTCCTCAACAAAATCCTGCTTCAGCTTGGTTTGAAACACGTGATGATTTCCGTATTTCGAAAACATTGGTTGATAAGTTAAATGAGCTATCCGATCCTCGTTTGCCTGTTTATGCACAGTTACCATCGGATGCAAGCGTAGGTAAATACGTTGGAGGTGCCAATGGTTTATCAAATAGTGATGCCAACAGTCAAGGATTTGCAAAAACATCAAAACCAGGTACTTATTTCTTAACCTCTTCGTCACCTGCTGTTATCGTATCTTACTCTGAAGTTTTGTTTAATCTGTCTGAAGCTGTAGCCCGTGGTTATATCGATGGAGATGCCGAGCAACTGTATAAAAATGCAATTACGGCATCATTCAACCAATTTGGAATTACCGATGCTACAACAATTTCTAATTATCTAAACCAAGCAACTGTAAAGTACGATGCTACAAATTATGCTAAGTCTATAGGTACACAAAAATGGATTGCTTTCTTCGGACAAGGTCTTGATGCCTTTGCTGAATGGAGAAGACTTGATTATCCTGTTTTAAAAGCAGGTCCAAACACCGTTTTAGATGGTAAAATACCTTCTCGCTTTTTTTATCCAGGTACTGAACAATCGCTAAATGGAGTTAACTACAAAGCAACTATAAGTACTCAAGGTCAAGATTTACTTACTACTAAACTATGGTTTGACGCTAAATAA
- the cas9 gene encoding type II CRISPR RNA-guided endonuclease Cas9 (Cas9, originally named Csn1, is the large, multifunctional signature protein of type II CRISPR/Cas systems. It is well known even to general audiences because its RNA-guided endonuclease activity has made it a popular tool for custom editing of eukaryotic genomes.), giving the protein MKKILGLDLGTTSIGWAYVHEAENNDETSSIINSGVRIVPLTTDEESDFKKGNTISINADRTLKRGARRGLQRFKQRRDALLETFNKINFISTDFVYAETGKSTTFSSYQLRAKAAVEAVSKEELVQVLLMLNKKRGYKSSRKAKTAEEGDAIDGMKIAKEIFDNNLTPGQWVHNSLSKDRKFVPDFYRSDLQKELEKIVRFQNQFHPEQINDKLLEDIQGKTRNATSYHFTKTLNIELSENKGNREETKLQHYKWRNEALAKELDLKVLAFICTEINNQINQSSGYLGAISDRSKELYFNQETVGQFQYKQLEKDPHAKLKNQVFYRQDYLDEFEKIWKTQKQFHPELNDQLETEIKDITIFYQRKLKSQKHLVSFCEFEKGHKAIPKSSPLFQEFRIWQNLNNVVVKNETTKELIPLGEDLKKLFAQELLFKDSMTDSQMLSFCELKKGTHTVNFKKIEGNRTNTSIFKAFEKILEVEGYEMDFSKMKPTEIKEAVLTIFETLEINTAILNFDPTIQGDNFDKQTYYQFWHLLYAAEDDEYLKKSLMSKFGFKEIHIPFLLNISLQADYGSLSAKAIKKILPHLIDGHIYDKACTLVGYNHSSSLTTEQNNERILKDTLELLKKNSLRNPVVEKILNQMINVINAIVKDPALGKPDEIRVELARELKNNNEQRSEMTKVINKSTAEHEQIRKLLHTEFGIHRVTRNDIIRYKLWKECDGISLYTGKPIEPSKLFTKEYDIEHIIPKSRLFDDSFSNKTICERQLNIEKSNKTAYSFLQEKLSAEEFDQFEKRIKSLFGKISRTKQNKLLMADNEIPEGFIDRQLRETQYIAKKAKEILLEISRNVTSTIGSVTDKLRDDWELVDVMKELNWDKYDKLGLTHIEEGKNGERLYKIKDWTKRNDHRHHAMDAITVAFTKSAYIQYLNNLNAKTQGDKKADSIYGIEAKYLRRDKNNKLRFIEPMPNFREEAKKQLESILISYKAKNKVVTKNKNITIKSGGTNQKIQLTPRGQLHEATIYGKLQQYVTKEEKVNANFTKEYITKVAKKEFREALLKRLKENDNDSEKAFTGKNALNKSPIYISLKDKITVPEKVKTVWLEDNYTIRKDITPDNFKDLKSIDKVIDVGLKTILENRLNQYANDSKKAFSNLDENPIWQNKEKGITIKRITIRGISNAQSLHTKRDHLRNEILDKKNNPIPVDFVSTGNNHHVAIYEDEKGNLQEEIVTFFDAVIRKNESLSIINKNHSSGWKFLFTMKKNEVFIFPSENFNPNEIDLLNPMNYSLISPNMYKVQSLSIIKYGNATIRDFKFRHHLETTLTDKKELVNITYKQIKSLPPLQNIIKVRINHLGQIIQIGEY; this is encoded by the coding sequence ATGAAAAAAATATTAGGATTAGACTTAGGAACAACTTCTATTGGATGGGCATATGTGCATGAAGCAGAAAATAATGATGAAACATCATCAATAATAAATTCAGGTGTACGCATAGTTCCTCTTACTACCGATGAAGAATCCGACTTCAAAAAAGGTAATACAATCTCCATAAATGCAGACAGAACATTAAAGCGTGGAGCAAGACGTGGCTTACAACGTTTTAAACAAAGAAGAGATGCGTTATTAGAAACCTTTAATAAAATAAATTTTATTTCAACTGATTTTGTTTATGCTGAAACAGGAAAATCAACTACTTTTTCTTCCTATCAACTAAGAGCAAAAGCAGCAGTTGAGGCAGTCTCTAAAGAAGAGCTAGTTCAAGTTCTATTGATGCTTAATAAAAAAAGAGGGTATAAAAGTAGCCGAAAAGCAAAAACAGCTGAAGAAGGAGACGCAATAGATGGAATGAAAATCGCTAAAGAGATTTTCGATAACAATTTAACACCTGGACAATGGGTTCACAATTCTTTATCGAAAGATAGAAAATTTGTTCCTGATTTTTATCGTTCGGATTTACAGAAGGAATTAGAAAAGATTGTTCGTTTTCAAAATCAGTTTCATCCTGAGCAGATTAATGATAAATTATTAGAAGATATTCAAGGTAAAACAAGAAATGCTACCTCCTATCATTTTACAAAAACATTAAATATTGAACTTTCAGAGAATAAAGGGAATCGTGAAGAAACCAAATTGCAACATTACAAATGGAGAAATGAAGCTTTGGCAAAGGAACTCGATTTAAAAGTTTTAGCCTTTATTTGTACCGAAATCAATAATCAAATTAATCAATCTAGTGGCTATCTTGGTGCTATTAGTGACCGAAGCAAAGAACTGTATTTCAATCAGGAAACTGTTGGACAATTTCAATATAAACAGCTTGAAAAAGACCCACATGCCAAACTAAAAAATCAAGTCTTTTATCGTCAAGATTATTTAGATGAATTTGAAAAAATTTGGAAAACGCAAAAACAATTTCATCCCGAATTAAATGATCAACTAGAAACAGAAATTAAAGACATAACTATTTTTTATCAACGAAAACTTAAGTCTCAGAAGCATCTTGTAAGTTTTTGTGAATTTGAAAAGGGGCACAAAGCAATTCCTAAATCATCTCCTTTATTTCAAGAATTTAGGATTTGGCAAAATTTAAATAACGTGGTCGTTAAAAATGAAACGACAAAAGAACTTATTCCTTTGGGTGAAGACCTGAAAAAACTTTTCGCTCAAGAATTATTGTTTAAAGATAGTATGACCGATTCTCAAATGTTATCTTTTTGTGAGCTAAAAAAAGGAACGCATACTGTTAATTTTAAAAAAATAGAAGGCAACAGAACCAATACTTCAATTTTCAAAGCTTTTGAAAAAATACTTGAAGTAGAAGGATATGAAATGGATTTTTCTAAAATGAAACCTACAGAAATAAAAGAAGCAGTGCTTACAATATTTGAAACTTTAGAAATCAATACTGCTATTCTTAATTTTGACCCAACTATTCAAGGGGATAATTTTGACAAACAGACCTATTACCAGTTTTGGCACTTATTATATGCAGCAGAAGATGATGAATATTTGAAAAAAAGTTTAATGAGTAAATTTGGTTTCAAAGAAATTCATATCCCTTTTCTTCTGAATATAAGTCTACAAGCCGATTATGGTAGCTTAAGTGCTAAAGCAATTAAAAAAATATTACCTCATTTGATTGATGGACATATTTACGATAAAGCATGCACATTAGTAGGATATAATCATTCGTCTTCTTTAACAACAGAACAAAATAATGAAAGAATTTTAAAAGATACTTTAGAATTACTTAAAAAAAACAGCTTAAGAAATCCTGTCGTAGAAAAGATACTTAATCAAATGATTAATGTAATTAATGCTATTGTAAAAGACCCAGCATTAGGAAAACCTGATGAGATTCGTGTAGAATTAGCTCGAGAGTTAAAAAACAATAATGAACAACGTAGCGAAATGACTAAGGTTATTAATAAAAGTACTGCCGAGCATGAGCAAATTAGGAAATTATTACATACCGAATTTGGAATTCATCGTGTTACTAGAAATGACATAATAAGATATAAACTTTGGAAAGAATGTGACGGAATTTCATTATACACAGGAAAGCCAATTGAACCATCCAAATTGTTTACTAAAGAGTATGACATTGAACATATTATTCCAAAATCACGTTTGTTTGACGATAGTTTTTCTAATAAAACAATTTGTGAACGTCAATTAAATATTGAGAAAAGTAATAAAACTGCTTACTCTTTTTTACAAGAAAAATTATCTGCTGAAGAATTTGATCAATTCGAAAAAAGGATAAAAAGTTTGTTTGGCAAAATAAGCAGAACAAAACAGAACAAACTCTTAATGGCAGATAATGAAATCCCTGAAGGTTTTATTGACCGTCAATTAAGAGAGACACAATATATTGCAAAAAAGGCCAAAGAAATTTTACTTGAAATTTCAAGAAATGTAACTTCAACTATTGGAAGTGTAACTGATAAACTACGCGATGACTGGGAATTGGTTGATGTGATGAAAGAACTCAATTGGGATAAATACGACAAATTAGGATTGACTCATATTGAAGAAGGTAAGAACGGAGAACGCTTGTACAAAATTAAAGATTGGACAAAGAGAAATGACCATCGTCATCATGCCATGGATGCTATAACTGTTGCTTTTACTAAATCTGCCTATATTCAGTATTTAAATAATCTTAATGCAAAAACGCAAGGCGATAAAAAAGCAGATTCTATCTATGGAATTGAGGCAAAATATTTAAGAAGAGATAAGAATAACAAACTTAGATTTATCGAGCCAATGCCCAACTTTAGAGAAGAAGCCAAAAAGCAACTCGAAAGTATTTTAATTTCCTACAAAGCAAAAAACAAAGTGGTTACTAAAAATAAAAATATCACTATAAAAAGTGGTGGAACCAATCAGAAAATTCAACTTACACCAAGGGGGCAATTGCATGAAGCTACCATTTACGGTAAACTGCAACAATATGTAACCAAAGAAGAAAAAGTAAATGCCAATTTCACTAAAGAATATATCACTAAGGTAGCAAAGAAAGAATTTCGAGAAGCGCTCCTAAAACGATTAAAAGAAAACGATAACGACTCTGAAAAAGCTTTTACAGGAAAAAATGCACTGAACAAATCACCAATATATATCAGTTTAAAAGATAAAATTACAGTTCCAGAAAAAGTAAAAACAGTTTGGCTAGAAGATAATTATACTATCCGAAAAGACATTACACCTGATAATTTTAAAGATTTAAAAAGTATTGACAAAGTAATTGATGTAGGTTTAAAAACTATTCTTGAAAACCGATTAAATCAATATGCTAATGATTCGAAAAAAGCTTTTAGTAATTTAGATGAAAATCCTATTTGGCAGAACAAAGAAAAAGGAATTACTATAAAACGAATAACTATAAGAGGCATTAGCAATGCTCAATCTTTGCATACCAAAAGAGATCATTTAAGAAATGAAATTTTAGACAAAAAAAACAATCCTATTCCAGTAGATTTTGTGAGTACAGGAAACAATCATCATGTAGCAATTTATGAAGATGAAAAAGGAAATCTACAAGAAGAAATTGTAACCTTTTTTGATGCGGTTATTCGTAAAAATGAAAGCCTTTCGATTATTAATAAGAATCATAGTTCTGGATGGAAGTTTTTATTTACAATGAAAAAAAATGAAGTTTTTATTTTCCCTTCAGAAAATTTTAATCCAAATGAAATAGATTTATTAAATCCAATGAATTATAGCTTAATTAGTCCAAATATGTATAAAGTTCAGTCTTTATCAATAATTAAATATGGTAATGCTACAATTAGAGACTTCAAATTCAGACATCATCTTGAAACAACCCTAACAGACAAAAAAGAATTAGTAAACATAACTTATAAACAAATAAAAAGCTTACCACCATTGCAAAACATTATAAAAGTCAGAATCAATCATTTAGGTCAAATTATTCAAATTGGAGAATATTAG
- a CDS encoding SusC/RagA family TonB-linked outer membrane protein, with protein MKKIINRLLWLCVLLISIGIKAQETKALIQSKLDGTVIDAVTKQPIIGASINIKGTTHGAITDFDGKFHFQTGQKLPYTLIVSYMGYKKNETVVNQNSVVISLTEEPNALSEVVVTALGITKEKKSLGYTTQSLKNKDIAETKETNFLNSLSGKLAGVRITNSQGDMGSSRIVIRGETSIAGNNQPLFVVDGVPVDNSQLGSFGGATRDFKNAVADLNPQDIETLTVLKGPNAAALYGSRAAHGVVLITTKSGKGQQGLGVSFSTGITVSQVATLPSFQNSFGQGSNGKFSYVDGKGGGINDGVDESWGPKLDGRLIPQFNSNGVAVPFVAHPNNVKNFFNTGLTFDNSIAVARSDEKSDFRLGVNNQKQLGTVPNSEINKTNFTINTNYQISKNIKIGVTGNYIVTDAPALPGGPSGNRAAGVMLQFLWFGRQVDVNELRNNRDVNWNSSYYSNPYWNAYYNTTSQQRNRIIGDIHLEAKIIDGLNFRFRTGIDYYNDRRKYEIKHGTSGTPFGSYAEDAYTVNERNTEGIFQYTKKLTSDFSLDALTGFNIRNHSDANNYQKAPRLAVPDLYTLNNSRDPLTSSNYLSKLRVYSVYASAQVGYKNYAFLNLTARNDWSSTLPSSNRSYFYPSINGSLVLTDALNLKSNTLDFLKLRGGWSEVGNDADPYQLSTVYNFQTAFDGNPIQTSSQKKLNENLKPETTRSTEIGIESSFWKNRLHLDVAYYNTNSFDQILEIKTTTASGYNSQLINAGKINNRGIEIQLDGSPIQTQNFKWNVGANYSKNISKVEILDYEKQIQNYTIGTSGGVDVLASVGQAYGALYGTAYQRDANGNIVVGANGLPKADPQKKVLGHYTPDYIAGLTNTFTYKNIELSFLIDASVGGELFSGTNRTGNYTGVLAQTLPGRDAANGGLSYYDNSGTKTLLGGGAAPSGATVYDDGMIFKGVYADGAPNNQVISAQEYYKSSYNISEAYVYSSTFVKLREIKLAYSFNKTFVKKLGLQAASLTAVGRNLLFIYKDAPNIDPETAFNTGNAQGLESLSLPTTRNFSLNLNVKF; from the coding sequence ATGAAAAAAATAATAAATAGACTGCTATGGTTATGTGTTTTATTGATTTCCATCGGAATTAAAGCACAAGAAACCAAAGCGTTAATTCAGTCTAAACTCGACGGAACTGTCATTGATGCAGTAACAAAACAGCCAATTATTGGTGCTTCTATAAACATAAAAGGCACTACACACGGAGCAATAACAGATTTTGATGGAAAATTTCATTTTCAAACAGGTCAAAAACTCCCTTACACATTGATTGTAAGTTATATGGGGTACAAAAAAAACGAAACTGTAGTCAATCAAAATTCAGTTGTAATTAGCCTTACCGAAGAACCCAATGCTTTGTCTGAAGTTGTAGTTACTGCTCTTGGTATCACAAAAGAAAAAAAATCTTTAGGATATACCACGCAATCACTTAAAAACAAAGATATAGCAGAAACAAAAGAAACAAATTTCTTGAATAGCCTTTCTGGAAAACTAGCAGGTGTGCGTATTACCAACTCACAAGGAGATATGGGATCTTCACGTATTGTTATTCGTGGCGAAACTTCGATTGCAGGAAATAACCAACCTTTATTTGTTGTTGATGGAGTTCCGGTAGACAACTCCCAATTGGGAAGTTTTGGAGGCGCAACTCGTGACTTTAAAAATGCTGTTGCCGATTTAAATCCTCAAGACATTGAAACATTAACGGTATTAAAAGGTCCTAACGCGGCGGCTCTTTACGGATCACGTGCCGCGCATGGTGTTGTTCTTATAACTACAAAATCAGGAAAAGGCCAGCAAGGACTTGGAGTAAGCTTCAGCACTGGTATAACAGTCTCTCAAGTGGCTACTCTGCCTAGTTTTCAAAATTCGTTTGGTCAAGGGTCAAACGGAAAATTTAGCTATGTAGATGGTAAAGGTGGTGGTATTAATGATGGTGTTGATGAAAGTTGGGGACCAAAATTAGATGGCCGTCTTATCCCTCAATTTAATTCAAATGGCGTAGCTGTCCCTTTTGTGGCTCATCCAAATAATGTAAAAAACTTCTTTAATACAGGTCTTACTTTTGATAATAGTATTGCTGTGGCTAGATCTGACGAAAAATCTGATTTCCGTTTAGGGGTAAATAATCAAAAACAATTAGGGACAGTACCAAACAGCGAAATCAACAAAACAAACTTTACAATCAATACAAATTACCAGATATCCAAAAACATAAAAATTGGTGTAACAGGAAACTATATTGTTACTGATGCTCCTGCCCTTCCTGGTGGTCCTTCGGGTAATCGTGCTGCAGGTGTAATGCTTCAGTTTCTTTGGTTTGGACGTCAAGTAGATGTTAATGAACTTAGAAATAATAGAGATGTTAACTGGAACAGTAGCTATTATAGCAATCCGTATTGGAATGCCTATTATAATACGACCAGCCAGCAACGCAACCGTATAATCGGGGATATTCATTTGGAAGCAAAAATCATAGATGGATTAAATTTCAGATTCCGTACTGGAATTGACTATTATAATGATCGTAGAAAATACGAAATTAAACATGGCACAAGCGGAACTCCTTTTGGTTCCTATGCTGAAGATGCTTATACTGTAAATGAAAGAAATACAGAGGGTATTTTTCAATATACCAAAAAACTGACTAGCGATTTTAGCTTAGATGCGCTTACTGGATTTAATATTCGTAACCATAGCGATGCAAACAATTATCAAAAAGCACCCCGCTTGGCTGTACCTGATTTATATACTTTGAATAATTCACGTGATCCGTTGACTTCTTCAAATTATTTATCAAAATTAAGAGTTTATAGTGTATATGCATCTGCTCAAGTTGGTTATAAAAACTATGCTTTTTTAAACCTAACGGCTCGTAATGACTGGTCATCGACATTACCAAGTAGTAACCGCTCGTACTTCTACCCTTCTATTAATGGTAGTTTAGTTCTAACTGATGCTTTGAATCTAAAAAGTAATACACTCGATTTTCTAAAACTTCGCGGTGGATGGTCTGAAGTTGGTAATGATGCAGATCCGTATCAATTGTCTACCGTTTATAATTTCCAAACTGCATTTGATGGTAATCCGATTCAAACTTCTTCACAAAAGAAACTCAATGAAAACCTAAAACCAGAAACAACCCGCTCTACCGAAATTGGTATCGAATCTTCTTTCTGGAAAAACAGATTGCATCTTGATGTTGCTTACTATAACACCAATAGTTTTGACCAGATTCTGGAAATTAAAACCACTACTGCTAGCGGTTATAATTCTCAGTTAATTAATGCCGGAAAAATTAACAACCGCGGTATCGAAATTCAATTGGACGGAAGCCCTATCCAGACTCAAAATTTCAAATGGAATGTAGGCGCTAATTATTCTAAGAATATAAGCAAGGTTGAAATTCTTGATTATGAAAAACAAATTCAAAACTACACCATTGGTACATCAGGAGGTGTCGATGTATTGGCCTCTGTAGGTCAAGCCTATGGTGCACTTTATGGTACTGCTTATCAGCGTGACGCAAATGGAAACATTGTTGTAGGCGCAAATGGTTTACCAAAAGCCGATCCGCAAAAGAAGGTATTAGGACATTATACTCCTGACTATATTGCTGGTCTTACCAACACATTTACATACAAAAATATTGAATTGTCTTTCCTTATTGATGCTAGTGTAGGCGGAGAACTTTTTTCGGGAACTAACCGAACTGGAAACTATACAGGAGTACTAGCCCAAACCCTACCTGGCCGTGATGCTGCCAATGGCGGATTAAGCTACTATGATAATTCGGGTACAAAAACCTTACTTGGTGGTGGAGCAGCGCCAAGTGGAGCAACAGTTTATGATGACGGAATGATTTTTAAAGGGGTATATGCTGATGGGGCTCCTAATAATCAAGTGATAAGTGCACAGGAATACTACAAATCATCCTATAATATTAGCGAAGCTTATGTATACAGTTCAACTTTTGTAAAACTAAGAGAGATAAAACTTGCTTACAGCTTCAATAAAACATTTGTTAAGAAACTCGGATTGCAAGCAGCCAGTCTTACCGCAGTTGGTCGTAATCTGCTGTTTATCTATAAAGACGCTCCTAATATTGACCCTGAAACGGCTTTCAACACCGGAAATGCGCAAGGCTTAGAAAGTTTGTCCTTGCCAACGACTAGAAATTTTAGCCTTAATCTTAATGTCAAATTTTAA